One region of Archocentrus centrarchus isolate MPI-CPG fArcCen1 chromosome 6, fArcCen1, whole genome shotgun sequence genomic DNA includes:
- the LOC115781329 gene encoding paraneoplastic antigen Ma1 homolog yields MDTNLVTRLKNWCSGETLDENHALLTVVPEHTEIAQIEDALQTIKCLGRVRVRGRMLSDTDNQVLVLCECRQKVTDSAVPKEVRSPDGLTAWPICVVAETPGVEEDFAGKLKALLEAEGKSAEDVQALLAGSQPVSPTESILRAVGDLLDKTVKPSPENAGHRRLRIFSGNIPTPAGEEQFDHWLEQAYLLVEECPGSPKEKRRRVIESLKGPALDVIKAVRLSDPDVTPEGCLEALESAFGLAESGDDLYFAFRLLQQQPGEKLSDFLRRLERALTKVVQRGGIPVNSMDIARVEQLLKGAVDADLMLINLRLRERRTKPPTFLELLREIRIEEEYEASRVKLNRSVSSVQVKPQADNRQSEIQSLKAELKEVKAMFAALATHSPAETEKGEKQLDSRELASENNVDPEVVALKKQVKQLQKKVGTRLSCQAGASPTVMAVGTPSARQSPDSEERFCYHCGENGHIAPKCNKPENQNKVIQRLLGVLKKTRGKPQPATGKTIPEEVAGTIRKSAVDVLESHGLPEGLIGPPLSH; encoded by the coding sequence ATGGATACAAACCTAGTGACCAGATTGAAGAACTGGTGTAGTGGAGAGACATTAGATGAAAATCATGCTTTACTGACTGTAGTTCCAGAGCACACAGAGATTGCGCAGATAGAAGATGCACTACAGACTATCAAGTGTCTTGGGCGCGTAAGAGTCAGAGGACGAATGCTAAGTGACACAGACAATCAAGTGTTAGTGCTTTGTGAGTGTCGACAAAAAGTGACTGACTCAGCAGTCCCAAAAGAAGTTCGCTCTCCCGATGGATTGACAGCATGGCCAATTTGTGTAGTAGCTGAAACTCCTGGGGTTGAGGAAGATTTTGCTGGTAAACTGAAAGCTCTGTTGGAGGCTGAAGGAAAGTCTGCCGAGGATGTGCAAGCTTTATTGGCTGGATCACAGCCAGTGTCTCCTACTGAGTCCATCTTGCGTGCTGTTGGTGACCTGCTGGACAAAACAGTTAAACCGTCCCCAGAGAATGCAGGACACCGACGCCTGAGAATTTTTTCAGGTAACATCCCCACCCCAGCCGGTGAGGAACAATTTGACCACTGGTTAGAGCAAGCATACCTGCTGGTCGAAGAGTGTCCTGgctctccaaaagaaaaaaggaggagagtcATAGAGAGTTTAAAGGGGCCAGCGTTAGATGTGATAAAAGCAGTGCGTTTATCTGATCCGGATGTGACCCCTGAAGGATGTTTAGAGGCGTTAGAGAGTGCCTTTGGACTGGCAGAGTCCGGAGATGACTTGTATTTTGCCTTTAGACTGTTGCAGCAACAACCTGGGGAAAAGTTGTCTGATTTTCTCCGCAGGTTAGAGCGTGCTTTGACAAAAGTTGTACAAAGAGGTGGTATCCCAGTTAACAGTATGGACATCGCACGTGTTGAGCAGCTACTTAAAGGTGCAGTAGATGCTGACTTAATGCTAATTAACCTCCGTCTTAGAGAGAGGAGGACCAAACCCCCAACCTTCCTTGAACTACTGCGAGAAATTCGCATAGAGGAAGAATATGAAGCTTCCAGAGTTAAGCTGAACCGCTCAGTGAGCTCGGTTCAAGTTAAGCCACAAGCTGACAACAGGCAATCTGAGATACAGAGCCTGAAAGCAGAACTCAAAGAAGTAAAAGCCATGTTTGCAGCACTTGCTACCCATTCTcctgcagaaacagagaagGGTGAAAAGCAGTTGGATAGCAGAGAGCTAGCTTCAGAGAATAATGTGGACCCTGAAGTGGTTGCCCTAAAGAAACAAGTGAAGCAGTTGCAAAAGAAAGTAGGTACACGGCTGTCCTGTCAGGCAGGAGCTTCTCCAACTGTGATGGCGGTGGGGACTCCATCAGCCAGGCAGTCACCTGACTCAGAAGAACGCTTTTGTTACCACTGTGGGGAAAATGGCCACATAGCGCCAAAGTGTAACAAGCCTGAGAACCAGAACAAGGTTATTCAGAGACTCCTTGGAGTTCTCAAGAAAACCAGGGGTAAACCCCAACCAGCTACAGGTAAAACCATCCCCGAAGAAGTGGCTGGTACAATTAGGAAAAGTGCAGTGGACGTGTTGGAGTCCCATGGGCTTCCAGAAGGCCTGATTGGACCACCATTGAGCCACTGA